In Toxoplasma gondii ME49 chromosome V, whole genome shotgun sequence, the DNA window GCAATTAGCTTCCACCAGAGTTGCTGTTGGTATGTTCACGCATCCCGCATTTCCTAAAAAGTGTTCGCAAAGCTTTATCTTATGACTTCGTGAGCATGTGGCTCATCTTGGGTTCAACTTAATGCCTAAGACACCCCCGTATTTACGTCATGTGCATTTGCAAGAGCAGTGAACCTGGACCGATTGACCAAATAATGGTATGTCTCTAGGACCTGTTTGGGGCCACGCCATTTGAATAAACTCTTCCGTCATTATTCTTTGTCGCTTACTGGTTGCTCGACACTCATTTGATTCTGAGGAAAGGAGCAGAAAACTGCAGCAATCTGGCAACTCCCCTAAAGACTTTCTACGGCACACCCTAAACTTATCAGGCGTTCGCTCAGGCATGCTGTAAAAGATAGGCTTTGTTGCCTAACACACAGACCTCCAGACAACGAACGTTCAACCACTCAGTCCACTGCGGTGGCCTCAGCTTAGTCAAATAATTCTCTGGCCTGGTTTCCTGCGTGGAGCTATAGTTGTGCAACCACAAGCCTGCCACCTTGTAGCTTCTTGGATAATGGAGCGGATGGAAAGGAGCCCTGCACAATTACCTTGCGTTGATGGATCTGCGGAAGTGAATATGGCGTCCAATAGTCTATCGCGAAAGGTTACAGGGCTGAAAGCAAAGGTACGGAAAAACTAGTGATGACACCTGACATGGCAGTGACACACAATTCTACATCGCAGCAGTTGCTAGCTCTACTTCGCGCTATCCTCCGTCCTATGAGTTGATACAGCGCCTCTCTTAATTCGGCACGAGGAGTTCTCCTTTAAAATGTTGAATATACGGGGCGTTGAGCGTGCGATGATGCTACAGGTCTTGGAATTAGCGAACTCCGTAGCGGGGCCTTGGGGAGAAGAAATCATTGAGGCAGCTACGCAGAACAAAGTAGCCTCGAAATCAAGTTCAGAGAGTGTCAAGTGTCAGTCATTACTGGAGAGCCTCAAAAATGGATTCCTTGCTGAAATCAAGGCAATGGAGCAAGACTTCAAGCTCCAGGTTAACATGCAGAAGGGTGAAAATGTAAGGTTCAAACAACTGCTAACAGATATCAGGTCTGAGAAGACGTCGATCCaccagcagctgcttctaTTTCAGCGCCGAGTGGAAAGGCTGGAAAATGAAATTGGTCAGGACTGAAAGAATCGTGCTCAAGAGTTTTGAATTGTTGAGGAGGTGGTGATGATCGCAGCGCAGCTGATGTATTTTCTAGGGACTGTATGCGCGTGAGAGCATTGACTTCTGATTTTGCTGCGTGGTGCTCCTTGGTCTGTCGTGGGTTTCCGTCGTAATCTCACACGAGGAATATACGTCTGCGAAGCGGCACGCGTCCTCGAAGACTGTAAGGGACGAGGCACGAGCCGGTGAGGTGACTGAAACCCGAAATAGTGGTTTTCCACCAGGCGTTTTTAAGGGGTTCCGGTTAACCAGTTCCCACCCGGGGGAGGAGAACTTTTGCGCTGTTCGGTCGTCAAGTGAGCCATTTTTCTTGCCGACAGCTTTCTCACTTCGTCAATGTTTTGTTTGAAAGCAGTGAATGGCACGAACATGCCATTCGTCGGAATGGTCAAGCACTTCTGCGGTGGCGCTAGTATGCGCAGTTGTTTGCACAACCAGGAAGACGGTCCTGCCAGACGGTAGACTAAGTCGCCTATGCTGGGGTCGCCCCTGCCACTGTTTATTCGTTTCATCGGGTCCACACACAGTAATTCTTGCCAAAGGTGGCGATCTTCCATCTATGTCCCTCTGGTACCCAGTCCTTGAAGCCTATCTTCATTGCAACATTGGCCGTATCTGGGCGGCAATAGCAAGACTGGGACGAAATATACGCCGCGTACaggccttcttctgtcctaAGGATGCAGGAACTCGACTTCGAAAGGCTTTCTGTAGATGTCAGACTTTCGTGCTGATCACTGGTTGTGACTGACAGAGACACGGTTCTTTATTCACCGACGGACTATTCATACCTTGACATGAAAATGCCGCTTGTACTATGAATACCCTGGCCCACTCGAACGTCGCATAATTCTTGAAGTTTCTCCCTGTACGATTAAAAGACGAAAGGCAGCTTTTTGAAAAGTAGACAGACGCACTACTGCCGCAAAAACACAACACCGCGTTCCTGAATTGCGTATTCTAGGAGTACCGTTAGGCACACTGATTTCACACACTCTTCGTCAGTGTCTCCAGTTCCATGGTCTTCGTTTTGCTTACTTGCAGTAAGGTCCATAGTCGGAAAAGTGGTTCCAGTACACACTAGGCACTCCTGGATGAGTCAGTAAAAACGCGTATCCCTGCAGCTGCGAGCACGTTCACACGACATGGGTGTTCAAGTTCCGAATAGGCTTATGCACCTGCAGAATATCAACAAGTTGGGCAATCAAACACCAAGTGGTTGAAGTTCATCCACGATTTTGCCAACAAGAGCCCCAATCGAAAGCATACGTTTTCCATTGCAGTT includes these proteins:
- a CDS encoding hypothetical protein (encoded by transcript TGME49_283495), whose translation is MLNIRGVERAMMLQVLELANSVAGPWGEEIIEAATQNKVASKSSSESVKCQSLLESLKNGFLAEIKAMEQDFKLQVNMQKGENVRFKQLLTDIRSEKTSIHQQLLLFQRRVERLENEIGQD